AAAATTTAGAAGAACAAAGGTTTATCTCCTTTGAACTTGCCACTTACAAGAAGGTCATAAGTAGTATCATCAGGTTCTAAGCCATTATCAAGCATCTCATCATGCAATTTAAAAGCTTCCTGCAATTTCCCTTCTTTGAAATAACCAGCAATCAAAGTATTATAGATTAAAACATCAGGAACCATTCCATTCCTCTTCATATCTTCCAAAACATTCCTCGCATTTTCCACTTGTCGTTTATTACACAACCCGTTCACAAGAACCGTGTTCGTTACAATGTCGGGTACAATCCCCTTCCCAAGCATTTCACTGTAAAGTTCAGAAGCCAAAACTATCTCCCCTTCTTTAAGATACCCATCGATTAACGTTGTATAAGTTTCCAAATCAAAAGGAACCCCCTCGAGTTTCATTCTCTGATGAAACGCAACCGCTTCTTTCATGTTGCCTACGTTCTTGAACCCGCTAATCAAACTATTGTAAACAATTGTATTCGGACACAACCCGAATTCGATAAGCTCGTTTAAAAGTTCACACGCGCGCcccatttctctttttttacaGAACCCGTCTATTAGAGCGCTGTAAGCCGTGACATCTAATTTGACACCATTGATTTTCATCTCCGATCGAATCTTTAAAGCGAGATCGACATTATTGCCTTTGCAAAAACCGTCGATAAGAGTTGTGTAGGTTACAACATTTGGAGAAACTCCAGTTTCGCGCATCTCATTGTAGACCGATAATGCCAAATTCATCTCGCCTTCTTTGATGAATCCGTGGATGAGGCTATTGTAAGATAGGCAATCGGGAACAAACCCGTTTTTCTCGAGTTCTTTTAGCTTCGTTCTTGCTTCCGATGAGCGGCCGACTCTGCATAGACCGTTGACTAGAGTATTAAACGTGTACTCAGTCGGAGCGATTCCCAAACTGACCATTTGGTTATAAACACCGAGGGCTTCTTCCTCTTCAACCCTACCGCCTTTACGAAAGTAACCGTCAATCAAGATACTATAAGTGACCACGTTTGCTTTCAAACCTTTTTCGCTCATTCGTGACAATAAAGACGATGCTAGTTCCATTTCACCTTTCCTACAATGCCCGAGTATCAAGTTATTATACGAAACAACCGTCGGTTCAAATCCATTTCCAACCATTTTATCCCATATACCGGAGGCTTCGTTCATCTTCCCTTCTCTACAAAGCCACAATAACATATGGTTATACGTTAACACATTAGCGATCCCGCGATCAACCGCCTCATTAAACCATTTGAATGCTTCAACCGGACAACTTGATCTCAAGAAGCCTCGTATGAGCGAATTCAAATTGAAAACGCTCGGTTGAATGCCCGAGGCTTCCATTCGTTTAAAAAACTCGCAACCCTTTTCCATTTCTCCGTTATTACAACAACCCTCGATGATGACGGAATAAGTTATCTTGTTTGGATTAAGTCCACCTTTCACAATCGCATCAAACAAATCCAAACATTCACTCAACTTCCCCTGCGAGGAATACCCTTTAATCAAACTCGTTGCGACAACTAGATTCATTGGCTTTCCACTTTCGACCATTTCATCGTTCATCCTTAAAGCAACCGTCATGTTCCCATGTTTCACAAGAGATGAAATAAGGCATGTGTATATCCCCTCCGATGGAGACCAGCCGAGTTTCTTCATCTCCTTTACTAACAAACAAGCGAGATCAAGATCAGGTTTTCCAATGGCGAATTGAATAGCTGTACTATAAACAACAGCATGTAGCTCAATTCCACGAGACTTGGCATCTTGAAAATATCGATTTGCTAATTCGAAATCTTTCTCTTTTAAACATGCCCGCATGATCAGATGGACTGTAGCTGTATCGTAGTGAAACACGTTTCTAGaaaccaaatcatcaaacaaagaCAATGCTTCTcggttcatcttcttctttctaaTCAATGCAGTAAATAGAATGTTCATACATCTTGTGGACAAGCTTATTCCCTGTTCGATCATTCTATAAACACAATCTACACATTCACTTAATCGAGCAGCCCGGATGTAACTATTCAACATGTATGTAAAAATTGGTGTGTTGAAATCAAATCCATACTTTCTAGAACACTCGAGCAAATTATCAAGAAAAACATAAGCAGAGGTATTGGAAGAATCTCCTGAAACTAATCGGTTCAGTAATTCCTTACATATGGTATGATGATTCAAGGAGCTTACTAGAATATGGAGCAAAACACAAAAAGGTTCAATGGTAGAACTTACAGAATAACGTTGTTTCTCAGCCAAGTTGAAGTAATCTAATGCAGAATTGGGGTTTTCTCGATGGCTCAACAGATTCATTATCACTTCCACAGTTGTAGCAGCTTTGTTATCTGAAAAGGGTCTGTAGAAATCATCTTTTGAGGAAGATGAAGACGAATCACAGGTAATGGGTTGTTCAGGAAGTTGAGAAATTGAGGAGTCTATAGAGAATGATCTCCATGAAGTGGTGATTGAGGAGCGAAATTGACGGGATTGTGAAGAGATGAACCGTGAAGGGGAAGTGAAACAAGCACTCATCTTTTGGTATTGGGTAGATCGAAATAACAATAGGATCCTGCTTTTCTTACCCTCTTGAGAAAAACCCTAGAATTGACGAATGAAGAAATGTATAATCTTCAAAACCCTAATCTTATAATCGAACAGAATCAGTTTTGATGAATCAACGAAGGATCATAGAGGTTTATACTGATATAAGAGCCAATTATTTTTTGCTTTTAACCTTTTGCTGGGTTTTTTCCATTCTCTTTAGAGTCTTTACTGGGTCTTCGCGGCATCATTGCCGGCGACGTCATCGGCCGGCGGGAGGGGAAGGAGAgtaggaagagagagaaaggagaagaAGATAGTGAGAGCTGCGGAGAAAACCTAACtgatgttaattttattaatttttttaataattttttttataatatattataaaattatattattaaaataaataaacttaaaactcttctaaaataaaataaaaaaatatactagtgatgttatatatttaattgtttactAATGACAGCATAATTATAGTGAAATCGGGACGCTATACACAAATAcattatcatatttattgttACATTCCCGATCAACTACCGAT
This is a stretch of genomic DNA from Impatiens glandulifera chromosome 4, dImpGla2.1, whole genome shotgun sequence. It encodes these proteins:
- the LOC124935982 gene encoding pentatricopeptide repeat-containing protein At3g54980, mitochondrial-like isoform X2; the encoded protein is MSACFTSPSRFISSQSRQFRSSITTSWRSFSIDSSISQLPEQPITCDSSSSSSKDATTVEVIMNLLSHRENPNSALDYFNLAEKQRYSVSSTIEPFCVLLHILVSSLNHHTICKELLNRLVSGDSSNTSAYVFLDNLLECSRKYGFDFNTPIFTYMLNSYIRAARLSECVDCVYRMIEQGISLSTRCMNILFTALIRKKKMNREALSLFDDLVSRNVFHYDTATVHLIMRACLKEKDFELANRYFQDAKSRGIELHAVVYSTAIQFAIGKPDLDLACLLVKEMKKLGWSPSEGIYTCLISSLVKHGNMTVALRMNDEMVESGKPMNLVVATSLIKGYSSQGKLSECLDLFDAIVKGGLNPNKITYSVIIEGCCNNGEMEKGCEFFKRMEASGIQPSVFNLNSLIRGFLRSSCPVEAFKWFNEAVDRGIANVLTYNHMLLWLCREGKMNEASGIWDKMVGNGFEPTVVSYNNLILGHCRKGEMELASSLLSRMSEKGLKANVVTYSILIDGYFRKGGRVEEEEALGVYNQMVSLGIAPTEYTFNTLVNGLCRVGRSSEARTKLKELEKNGFVPDCLSYNSLIHGFIKEGEMNLALSVYNEMRETGVSPNVVTYTTLIDGFCKGNNVDLALKIRSEMKINGVKLDVTAYSALIDGFCKKREMGRACELLNELIEFGLCPNTIVYNSLISGFKNVGNMKEAVAFHQRMKLEGVPFDLETYTTLIDGYLKEGEIVLASELYSEMLGKGIVPDIVTNTVLVNGLCNKRQVENARNVLEDMKRNGMVPDVLIYNTLIAGYFKEGKLQEAFKLHDEMLDNGLEPDDTTYDLLVSGKFKGDKPLFF
- the LOC124935982 gene encoding pentatricopeptide repeat-containing protein At3g54980, mitochondrial-like isoform X1, translating into MSACFTSPSRFISSQSRQFRSSITTSWRSFSIDSSISQLPEQPITCDSSSSSSKDDFYRPFSDNKAATTVEVIMNLLSHRENPNSALDYFNLAEKQRYSVSSTIEPFCVLLHILVSSLNHHTICKELLNRLVSGDSSNTSAYVFLDNLLECSRKYGFDFNTPIFTYMLNSYIRAARLSECVDCVYRMIEQGISLSTRCMNILFTALIRKKKMNREALSLFDDLVSRNVFHYDTATVHLIMRACLKEKDFELANRYFQDAKSRGIELHAVVYSTAIQFAIGKPDLDLACLLVKEMKKLGWSPSEGIYTCLISSLVKHGNMTVALRMNDEMVESGKPMNLVVATSLIKGYSSQGKLSECLDLFDAIVKGGLNPNKITYSVIIEGCCNNGEMEKGCEFFKRMEASGIQPSVFNLNSLIRGFLRSSCPVEAFKWFNEAVDRGIANVLTYNHMLLWLCREGKMNEASGIWDKMVGNGFEPTVVSYNNLILGHCRKGEMELASSLLSRMSEKGLKANVVTYSILIDGYFRKGGRVEEEEALGVYNQMVSLGIAPTEYTFNTLVNGLCRVGRSSEARTKLKELEKNGFVPDCLSYNSLIHGFIKEGEMNLALSVYNEMRETGVSPNVVTYTTLIDGFCKGNNVDLALKIRSEMKINGVKLDVTAYSALIDGFCKKREMGRACELLNELIEFGLCPNTIVYNSLISGFKNVGNMKEAVAFHQRMKLEGVPFDLETYTTLIDGYLKEGEIVLASELYSEMLGKGIVPDIVTNTVLVNGLCNKRQVENARNVLEDMKRNGMVPDVLIYNTLIAGYFKEGKLQEAFKLHDEMLDNGLEPDDTTYDLLVSGKFKGDKPLFF